The Desulfatiglans sp. genome includes the window TCTCATGGCTTGCCTATTCGGATCTCTTTATCAAGCTTGCAGTGATACTGGCCAAAAGGGCAGGGGGAAGAGCGGTAAAGCTTTTATATGATGAGAGCAGTTTTTACTGTGGCGGAGATGAGGCAGGCACCTATATCTGCAAGGTAGGGGCAAAAAAGGACGGGACCATTACCGCATACCACTGGCATATGGTGGGTGTAAGAAATCCTGCTGTAGACAAGACCCCTGAGTGTACAAAAATACCAAATATTAAAGGCACTCAATCATGGTCATTCACCAACATGGGCCATCAGGCATGTTTCAGGCACGGTGCTGCCTCATGTGTACCGCATAATGTAATGTTTGACATGGTCGCAGCAGAATTGGGGCTTGATCCTACTGAGGTCGCCCTCAAAAATGACGGTTGCAACGGGCATGACTGGGAATGGGTCACAAAGTATCAGAAAGAGAACGGGTTTCCACAGAGGCATAGCCTGAAAGAGGTAATTGAGATAGGGAAAAAGGCCATAGAATGGGACAAAAAGTGGCATGCACCTGGCTCAAGGCAGCTAAAAAACGGTCGTATGCATGGCATGGGATTTACCTCAATAAACGTATGGCACTGGGGCAGGGGGGCCATGTCATTTGTAAGTAATTCCTTTGCTTGCCTGATTATGAAGGATGGAAAGGTTACAATTGTTGGCCTTAGATGCAACATGGGCACAGATACTGAATCAGGTTATCGCCATTGCGTGGCTGCAGAGCTTGGGCTGAACTATGAGGATGTGCTTATTCAGCAGCAATCTTCTGATAACAGCGCCTATTCTCTTGCACAGCCTGCCGGGTCAACCGGTACTGTAAATGCCACTTTTCAACTGGTTATTGCAGCCCGTGAGTTAAAACAGAAGATACTTGAATCAGCAGGTTCAATGATGGGCGGAGGCATGCCGGGCTTCATGTTTGGCATGAACGGAAATGCGGGATCATCTGCAAAGAAAAAGCCTGATGATTATGATATCAGGGATAGCTATGTATTTGAAAAGGCAAACCCGGAAAAAAGGATGCATGTAAGCCAGGTTGCTGGCGGCTTTATGCAGACAAACCCAATAATAGTTCACCCTGATGTGGGATCTCCGATAAGCAGCATGATGTCCGGAGCGATGATGGGGGGCGAGAACTATGTTATGGGGAGACAGGCCCATTTTATAGAGGTAGAGGTGGATACTGAAACCGGTATGGTCTATGTAACAAATGTGGTATGCGCTAACGACATAGGTCACCTCTTTAATCGTAAGGGGGCTGAGGGGCAACAGTATGGTGGTGCAATAATGGGCTTAGGGAGGAGCGCAACAGAGGAAAAGATATTTTGCCCTGAAACAGGGGTAGGGTTAAATTTTGACCATATCAATTATCATTTCGGTACCATGAACGATTATCCTGTTGTAGACTGCCACCTGATAGAGACCCATCTCGGATATGGCACATACGGCGCATTTGGTATTGGCGAAAATATCGGCGCTGCCCTGTCAGGTATAACCTCCGGAGCGATATATAATGCCACCAAAAAGTGGATTCTTGATTACCCGATTACACCTGACAGGGTGCTTAAAGCGCTGGGGAGGATATGAAGCTTTTATAATCGAAATCGAAATCGGCGGGTTCATCGAAATCGAAATCGTTATCGAAATCGCAATCGGTATTTAAATTTTAAATACGATTTGGATTTCGATTGCGATAACCGATTGCGATAACCGATTGCGATAACCGATTGCGATAACCGATTGCGATAACCGATTGCGATAACCGATTTGGATTTCGATTTGGAAAAGATTAACCTATCAACTGTTTGTATCTTTCCCTGTTAAATTTTTCAAGCTCTTCGGTAAAAATTACATCCACCTTTGGATGGATGCTGCCTGGGGCGCCATAGGTCAGGCCTGGGATAAAGCTGCCACCTGGTGTATATTGTTCCAGCGCCCTCTTTACCTCGGTGCGGATTTCATCATCAGTGGAATCGTCCCTGTCAACAATGGCGGCATCAACACCGCCCATTATGACCATGCCTCCTTTAATCTGTTTCTGTATCTTGGGGATATTATTCTGCGGAAGGGCGCCCTGCCAGATATCTATTCCAAGTTCAACCATGTCCTCTACAATCGGTTCGAGAAATGAATCGGCATGATGCATTATTATTACCCCTTTTTCATTCATATACCGGTATGTTTTCACAAACTGGGGTTTTATAAATTCACGCCATGTATCAGGGCTCATAAACATGCTGTTTTTACTGCCCCAGTCATCATGTGAAAGCATGATATCAGGCTTGAGGTTATCCACTATGAGCTTCATGTAGTTATACCTGTATTCGCCCACATAATCACATAGCTCCATCATACATTCAGGCTCAGCTAGAAAATTCATGAGGGTGTCCTCAAAACCCATAAGGAAATGCAGCTGCTCAAACACGCCGGTTGGCATAAAGGCCATGAGCATATAATTCTCACGATCTATTTTAGAGATTGCCTCAATGGCCTGATCCCATACCCTGGAGTCAGAACAGTTGCCGACAATATCCGGCGCCTTTGCCGTATTTTTCCAGTTGCAAATATCCTTAACGACCTTGTCATCAGCCGTAACATGGGGCATTGCCGCAAGCTGATCATCCGGCCATACAACGCAGGTTCCCCATTTATCGCGGATCGGTTCCATGCCTTTAAACCGCTTTCCCCTTGCATAGAGTGCAACAGGGTCAGCCATAAATAGAACCATGTTTTCATATTGATTTACCAGCCTGTCAGGCTTGCCATTTTTCTTAATTGTCTCCAGAAAGTTTTGTTTAGCTGTAAGCATATAGATCTCCTTAAGCCTAAAAAAATGAATAAATGGGATTTTTTATGTCCTTATTACATTATATAAATGAACGAACACCGTCTACGTCATTTCCGCCACGCACCAAATACGGGATTAATTTCAGCGGGAATTCACTTTAGGTTATGTATATACAAAATGGAATTCAGCCTGTCAATCCTTGATAGCAGCGCCACTGCGGAGGATGGGCGCGAGCATGAATGAATACTTTGGCTTTTATTTAAAACATTATTAACACTTTTTCAATAATCATAAGATTGATATAACATTAGGAGAAGATGAGCAAATATAAAAAACATCCCATTTTTTTTGTTTTTTACTTTTCAAGTCGTTTTAAAGTTTCATCATATTCTGAAAAGCCGATGATTGTCTGAAGCTCCTTAAAATCCATTATGGCATTATTTGATTCACCTTTTGCCAGTTTAGACAAGGCCATTTTCATGGCATATACAGAGGCAGATAAGAGGGTAAGGGGGTAAGCTGCAATTTTATAACCAAGCTCAGCAAGGCGGACAGGGGTCAATACAGGTGTCTTGCCATGCTCTACCATATTTGCCATATGACATCCAGGGGCTTTAATGCATATGATTTCCATTTCCTCTTCTGAGCATGGGGCCTCTACAAAAAGTATATCAGCACCCATATCGTTAAATATCTTAGCGCGTTCTATGGCCTCATCAAGGCCAAGGGTTGCACGTGCATCTGTGCGGGCCATGATAACAATATCCTTTCCATTATCTAAAGCCTCTTTTTGCGCCTCTATGGCTGCCTTTAACCTTATAACAGCATCCTTTCTCTCTATAACCTCTTTGCCTGATGTATGTCCGCACCGTTTGGGGCTCTTCTGATCCTCTATCATAATACCTGCTGCACCTGCCTGGATATATCCATGAACAGTGCGCTTAACATTAACCGCATTGCCATACCCTGTGTCACCGTCAGCTATAACAGGTATCTTTATGGCGCTGCATATGTTTTTTAGCTGATCTGCCATTTCACCATATGATATAAGCCCTGTGTCAGGCAGGCCCAGCCTGGCAGCAGATACTGCAAACCCGCTCATAAAGGTGAGGTTAAACCCGGCATCTTGGATTAGTTTTGCGCTTAATCCATCATAACAGCAGGGCATGATTATTAATTCATGACTGTTTAAGAGTTTTCTCAATGTTGCTGTTTGATTATTATTAATATCGTTTTTCATAATATATGGATTTCCTGTGATCTAAAATCGTAGGCTCAAGGCTGAAAGCTGAAAGGAAAAAAATTATTCAATCTGAACCCCTTCTTTCCACTCACCCCTTGTAACAGTTCCATCTGCTTTAATATATGTCCCTTTACCGTCCATCATATTATTTCGCCACATCCCTTCATAACTGCTTCCATCAGGGTACTGGATCCTACCATTCCCGTTATACTCACCATTTTTCCATTGACCCACATATTGTCTGCCATCAGGGAAGGTGTAAGTCCCATTATTGCTGTACTTGCCATTATCCCACTCACCATTGTATTCACGGCCATCAGGCCAGGTTAATGAACCCTTTCCATGCATAATGCCTTTTACAAGATCACCCTCATACACCCTTCCATCAGGAAAGTTTATGCGGCCTGTTCCTGTGATCTGGCCATCAGTTAACTGTCCTTTGTAGCTTTTTCCCTCAGGCCATGCAAGCATCCCTTCGCCATGCCATTTTTCATCTTTCCAGCTGCCTGAGTAAACCTGACCATTTTTATATCTCATTGTGCCAGTGCCTGATATCTTCCCCTGAGAAAATTCCCCTTCATAAACAGAGCCATCAGCAAGCATGTATATCCCTGAACCATGCATTAGATCATTTTCATAATCACCATCATATCTACTTCCATCAGGCCAGACAAAAGTGCCTTTGCCTGTTTTTTTATTTCCTTTCCAATACCCTTTATATTTAGACCCATCAGCATAAATTGTAGTGCCGATTCCATTCTTGTTATTATTTGTGAATTCACCCCTGTATATATCTCCATTTGACCGGATGAGCTCACCTCTGCCGTTTCTTTTTCCATTCCAGAAATCCCCTGTATACCTTGAGCCATCAGGGTATCTCATGGTTCCTATTCCTGTAATTTGGTTTTCTTTAAACATACCGGTATATTTTGACCCGTCTTCAAGGTCATACTCACCCTCTCCATGAAATATACCGTTTACAAACTGCCCTTTATACCTTCTTCTGTCCTTATATGTAAGCTCTCCCATGCCTGATCTGACATTTTCTTTACATTCACCCTGATAGATGCTGCTGTCAGGATATGAAACAGTGCATTGCCCGTTCAGTATTCCTTTTTCAAATATGCCTTCATATCTGGTGCTATCTTTTATTGTAAAAACGCCAATACCGGTCATCTCATCATTTGTAAAGCGTCCATTATATTTATCACCACCTGGCAGGGTAAGTTCCCCTGTGCCCTCTCTTTTCCCGTTTAGCAGTTCCCCTTCATATTTACTGCCATCATTATATTCCATTACTCCTTTTCCCGTGATTATCCCCATATCCCAGTCACCGGAATAGGATATCCCGTCTGATGAGATGTAATCTCCCTTTCCATGTCTTAATCCATCTTTCCATTGCCCTGTGTATCTGGAGCCATCATTGTATGTCATCACACCATATCCGTTCTGAATGCCACCTGAAAACTCGCCCTGATATTCTCCTCCATCAGTGAAAAACAGCTTACCGCTTCCATGATATTTACCCTGTTGAAAATTTCCTTCATATTTGAGACCCTTAAGTGATTCAAATATGCCATAACCATCAATGCAATTGCCTTTAAGGCATTGCTTATCACCGCACCCGGTATTTAAAATGGACGATAAAAAGGCAATGAATATTGCGATTATACAGTAGAAATGGTTATCTATAGTTTTTTTCATTTTTATATTAAAATCTCTATTTCTCTCCTGCAATATAACAGAATGAGCTTTGATATTCTATAATGTAATTATTAACCCAATTTTTTATTTTAAATAAGTTTAAGGTCTTCTGATATGTCATATGATTGCAGTATAAAAAAACCACCTCAAAAGTGAGGTGGTTATAAATGATAGATAACGAGCAGAAGGGAGATATTATTTTACAAAAAAGAGATTCGGTTAAGCTAAGAATTACTTCTTGTCTTTTTCTGCAAGTTCCTTAAGTACTTCGCGATTCAGCTGATCGCGTTTTCTATCTGCCTTCAGATTCGGCTTATTAGCCTTTACCTTGTTTTTCCTGACAATTTTTGTCTGTTTTGAATTGGAACTCATTGTTATATTCCTTTCAATATTATTTATGCACTATGGCACAAATATTTGATCAATATTTATAAAAAGGGCAATAGCAATGATATAAAACAGCATACTAATGCCCCGATAATATACTACCTTTTGGCGGCCTCTTCCTTTGCCCTCAGTTTAAGCCTTTTTTTCCTGCGGTGTCTTCTTCTTTCTATTTCGCGTTTTCTCTCAATTTTTTTATGGCTTCCCATTGAAAACTTTATCCTCCTTTTTCTCGTGCAATATATATACGGATATTATCCCTGTTAATCAAAAAATGTATTAATTATACAAAGTTATTGTTTTAGTCAATCCAAATATCCATTTTTTAAAACAATTCCACATTTTTTTCCTTTTCATTACAAAAATAATGATTTTATTTTTGAGTGGATTGCTTTGCTTAATTTTTATCTTGCCTTGACTTCAAAACAGGGGTTAATAATCTCATATTAACTATTTGACAGTTTTAACTGATTACAGAAAAAATGAACAATAAAAAGCATATATTCTATTACGGCTGGATAATAGTGGCCGTTTCATTCCTGACCCTGTTTTTTTCAATAGGGATCAGGGTATCATTTGGCGTTTATTATGTTGCTATCCTTGATGATTTCAGGTGGAGCAGGGCAGACACTGCGCTGGCTTTTTCAATTGCCATGTGTGTTCACGCCATGTTTGCACCTGTTTCAGGCTACCTGATCGACAGGTTCAGCCCAAGGCGCCTTTTCCCGGTCGGAGCAGCATTTCTTGCAATCGGCCTGATTTTGTGCAGCTTTATCAGCAACAGGTGGCAGTTATACCTCTTCTGGGGAGTGTTTACAGCAATCGGTATAAACATGACAGGATTCGCACCCAACATGACCATTGTCCCAAGATGGTTTATAAAGAAAAAGGGGCTTGCAAACGGGATTGCTGCCTCAGGGATAGGAGCAGGGTCACTTTTTGTGGCAATGATTGCAGGGTTAATAATAAAATACTGGGGCTGGAGGGCCGCATTTTTAGTGACTGCGACTGCTGTATTACTATTCATCATACCTGCTGCATCCATTTTTTTAAGGCATTCACCACAGGAAATCGGGCTTTTGCCTGATAATGTTAAAAATAGGAGAGAGGAAAGGGCAGGGGGTATCCTGTCAGGCATCAATGCTGAGAAGATATCTGAACGCCAGTGGACTATTGGTATGGCAGTAAAAACAGCTCCTTTCTGGTGGATCAACCTGACCGCCGCGTGCCACGGGTATATAGTCAGCATGATGGTGGTTCATCAGACAGTGTATGTTGTTGATTCCGGATTCAGCCATTTGCTCGCAGCATCTATGCTCGGCATCACTTGGGGGCTTGGTTCTATTGGAAATGCATTTTTCGGGGCAATATCCGATCGTATCGGCAGAAAAAGGGCACTTGCTTTTGGCTCTGTTTTGGCCTTTTCAGGGATGTTATTTTTTCTGTTTCTTAAGGAGGCACATCTAAATATACTTCTGTATCTTTTTGCTTTGCTTTACGGGGTAGGGCAGGGTGCATATTCCCCAATCTATGCAAGCAGTATGGCGGATCTCTATGCCGGGCCATCATTCGGAAAGATAATTGCTACCGTATCTGTGGCCTATGGAATTGGCGGTGCATTCAGCTCATATGCAGGCGGATATCTCTATGATGCAAGAGGAAGTTATCTGTTGCCCTTTTTATCTCATATGGTTTGTATACTCCTTGGCGCACTCGGGATATGGATGGCATCACCGGAGAAAAATAAAATAAGGTATCAGTTGTCTGTATAGCATAAAGGGGGCATGTTTATTATACCCCCCCTTTTTTTTAATGAACCAACTGTAGATGTGAGTCATATTGTCATAAGCCTTTTAAGCTTATTTCGATAACCATCCATATCAATTATCGGTTTTCTTGCAACTCCTGTACTCATTGCTGCCTCTACAATGGCAGGTGTTACCCAGAAAATAGCCCTTGGGTCAAAGGGCTTTGGAATAATGTAATCAGGCCCGAACTGGAGGGATTTTAAACCATAGGCATTAAGGACCAGATCTGGAACATCCTGTTTGGCTAAACCCGCAAGGGCATAGGCTGCTGCAAGCTTCATGGCATCATTGATCTCTGTTGCCTGGCAGTCAAGGGCACCCCTAAATATAAATGGGAACCCAAGCACATTATTAACCTGGTTAGGGAAATCAGACCTGCCTGTAGCTATGATAGCATCAGGCCCAGACTTTTTTGCATGGTCATAATCTATCTCAGGGTCAGGATTTGCAAGAGCAAATATGACTGGTTTATCTGCCATTTTTAGTAACATCTCTGGCTTAAGGGCATCTTTAACAGATATACCGACAAAAACATCAGCGCCCACAAGCGCCTCTTCAAGGGTACGGCATGGCGTATCTGCTGCAAGCTCCTCCTTGTATGGATTCATTCCTTCTGTTCTTCCCTTATAGATCACGCCTTTACTGTCACACAGGATAACATTCTCCTTTTTTACCCCAATTAAAAAATGGAGTTTACAGCAGGCAATACCTGCTGCTCCTGCGCCATTGTAAACCACCCTGATTTCGTCGATCTTTTTACCAGTGACTTCAACAGCATTCATAAGCGCCGCAGTGGTAATTATTGCAGTGCCATGCTGATCATCATGAAATACCGGTATTTTCAGGTGCTTTTTAAGCTCTTCTTCTATGTAGAAGCAGTCAGGAGCTGATATATCCTCAAGGTTTATACCTCCGAATGTAGGTTCCATAGCCTTTACTGCCTGTATGAACTGATCAGGTGTTTGGGTATTTAATTCAAGATCAAAGACATCTATATCTGCCAGTTTCTTGAACAGAACGCCTTTACCTTCCATAACCGGTTTTCCTGCAAGGGCACCTATGTTGCCTAATCCAAGAACAGCAGTACCATCTGTTATTACTGCCACCAGGTTTCCCTTTGCTGTATATTCATATGCAAGCTGAGGGTTTTCCTCTATCTCAAGGCACGGGTAAGCTACCCCGGGGGTATAGGCCATGCTCAGATCATAGGATGTTGAGAGTGATTTTGTTGCATTTACCTCTATTTTTCCAGGTCTTATTTTCCTGTGATATTCAAGTGATTCTTCTTTACTTACAGCCATAAAATTTCCTTTTAAAAAAATACAAAATGAAGGGTAATCTCTATTCTGAACTCTTCACTAAGTCAATAGCTGATTCAGTAATATCTGAAATAGCGCTCATTAACATCCAAATTACTGCCTCAATACAATGTAATATTCACGATGAGTAATGGGAGTATCCGTTCAGAGGTTGAGCAGGTTTAACATGTAAAAAGGGAATTCCTGACAGGTTTTGCATATTCAGTATTAATTCTGGCATACCATATATTTGAATTCATAAATTGACAATTAGCATGCAACCGGGTTATGTTTCTTTGTTGTTGTGTTTCATAAATTTGAATTATAGATAAAATTTCTAAAACTTTTATTTCAAGCCGCGGGATTTTACTTAATCCTGCGGCTTTTTTATTTGGAGTCATTACATGAGATTATTACTTACCTCGGTATTCGGACCATATGCAGTAGATGATGAATATGGCGTAAAAGAAAATAAGATGGAGCTGTTCCATAATCAGGTTACAAGAGAACAGGGCATATTTTCCTATCGTTTCAACCACAGGAGCCAGGGCCTTTATTTTCTTGCTGAGAATATCGACATTCCGACCACAGTTCTGGATTTTCCAAACCTTAAACGTTTCAGACATGAACTGAGAAAGGGTTACGACTATATAGGGATAAGCTTCATTATCCCCAATTTCAAGAAGGCAAAGGAGATGGCAAGACTTATCCGGCAGTTGTCACCTGAGTCAAAAATTATACTTGGAGGGCATGGAGTAAGTATTCCCGGAATAGAGGCGATGATTGATAATGACTATATATGCAAAGGTGAAGGGGTATTCTTCTTAAGAAAGCTTTTTGGAGAGAACCCGGATAAACCCATTAAGCACCCTCTTGGTTACAGCTCATTTAACAGGAGGGTTATGGGGGTTCCATGGGCCTCTGATTCAGGGATACTGATTACTGGTGTGGGTTGTCCTAATAAATGCAGGTTTTGCGCAACGTCACACTTTTTTGGGGATTACATTCCATACCTGAAGAGCGGAAAAGAGATATATGATCTCTGCTGCAAATATGAGGATGAGATGGGGATAACTGATTTTGGTGTTCTGGATGAAAACTTTCTAAAAATGAAGGGTAGGGCACTGGAACTGCTCGAACTGATGGAACGTAATAACCGCCATTTTACCTTTGCAATATTCAGTTCAGCCGAAACAATCAGGGAACTGAACGACCTTGATATCCTTGTAAGGATGGGTATCAGTTTTATATGGATTGGTGTTGAATCACGGCAGGAGATATACCTGAAAAACAGAGGGACGGACTTCCCTGTACTTATCGCTGAACTAAGGAAAAGAGGGATCAGTATACTTGCCTCATCCATCCTTTTTCTTGAACAGCACGATAAAAAGACAATCTGGGAAGATGTTGATTTTGTCACCTCACTTGACCCTGATTATCTTCAGTTTGCATCCCTTGGGCCAATACCTGGCACACAGTTGTACAGTGACTATGAAAAGGCCGGGAAGTTAAATAATGAGGTGCCATATGAATCGCAACATGGTCAGGGAGAAATATGGTTCAACCATGCCCATTTTACAAGGGATGAATCAAGGGAGTTTTTAAGGCTGGCATTCGAGATCGACTATAACCGGAACGGGGCCTCCATGCTTCGTGCCATAAAAACAGCATTAATGGGTTACATATATTGTAAAGAACACAGTGATGAAACAATAAGAAGACATACAGCCTCATTTGAGAAGAGACTTAAAATTATGAGGTATTTTCTTGTTGCAGCAACCATTTTTGTTCAGAACCGTAAAAGTGAATCCCTGCTTAAAGAGATTAAAGGTCTTTATTGTGAAGCTTTTGGAAGGGTGGGTATACGAATATTGGGTTTATCAGCGCTGGTTGTTCTTTTAAGTCTCAAGGAGTATCTGCGTTGCCGCATTTCAGGTGATAAAATAAACCCAAAGACATCTTGTACTCTTTATGATGAAAATAAAACAGGCCATTTCCCTGGCAAAAGTAAGATAGAAACAGTCTCTCTTCCTTCAAAGATAATTCCGGTCTTACCTGAACAGGCTGGTTTAAGGTATAAAACCTAGTTATGATGGGGTATAAAAATGCAAATGCATGGATCTTATCCTTTGACTAATAATTTTCTTGATTTCTATTTAATAAGGTATATATTGGTGAAAATAAAAAAGGGTCGGGTTTAGTTGCCGACTGGTTTCATTCACAGGGTAAGACTTTTAGGCATCCTTTGTATAGAAACTAAAATTTAATTCGAAAGGAGGATGTCAAAATGAGTAGTGGTACAGTGAAATGGTTTAATGATAAAAAAGGTTTTGGTTTTATCGGACAGGACGATGGACCGGATGTATTTGTTCATCATTCAGGTATTGTATCAAACGGTTTCAAGAGCCTGGATGAAGGTGCTCGTGTTACGTTTGATATTGAGAA containing:
- a CDS encoding molybdopterin-dependent oxidoreductase; the encoded protein is MADQNRPWTWPVPESSKRIKDNTSRQDAFERASGQAVYTRDVVLPGMLYAKTLTSPYAHAKIKNIDTGEAEKIIGVRDILRFDDPDIAGNRGVGADTGAMYSILALPGISDFYQHPMGVAVVADSEEVCDCALRAIKIEWEEQPFILDMEDSARPDAQRIMPEAQPMGFGFGFGMSDKESKQSPNMVMTEKREIGDVERGFSEADKIIEYTVKRAMNSPAGVEAMVCVAQWRDDFLDLWVHHQANPQRNLTTPGMSMGGPSAGMPFFGGGLGQAAPMPDKASTHWSKITVKFPYQGSWFGGLSWLAYSDLFIKLAVILAKRAGGRAVKLLYDESSFYCGGDEAGTYICKVGAKKDGTITAYHWHMVGVRNPAVDKTPECTKIPNIKGTQSWSFTNMGHQACFRHGAASCVPHNVMFDMVAAELGLDPTEVALKNDGCNGHDWEWVTKYQKENGFPQRHSLKEVIEIGKKAIEWDKKWHAPGSRQLKNGRMHGMGFTSINVWHWGRGAMSFVSNSFACLIMKDGKVTIVGLRCNMGTDTESGYRHCVAAELGLNYEDVLIQQQSSDNSAYSLAQPAGSTGTVNATFQLVIAARELKQKILESAGSMMGGGMPGFMFGMNGNAGSSAKKKPDDYDIRDSYVFEKANPEKRMHVSQVAGGFMQTNPIIVHPDVGSPISSMMSGAMMGGENYVMGRQAHFIEVEVDTETGMVYVTNVVCANDIGHLFNRKGAEGQQYGGAIMGLGRSATEEKIFCPETGVGLNFDHINYHFGTMNDYPVVDCHLIETHLGYGTYGAFGIGENIGAALSGITSGAIYNATKKWILDYPITPDRVLKALGRI
- a CDS encoding uroporphyrinogen decarboxylase (URO-D), with translation MLTAKQNFLETIKKNGKPDRLVNQYENMVLFMADPVALYARGKRFKGMEPIRDKWGTCVVWPDDQLAAMPHVTADDKVVKDICNWKNTAKAPDIVGNCSDSRVWDQAIEAISKIDRENYMLMAFMPTGVFEQLHFLMGFEDTLMNFLAEPECMMELCDYVGEYRYNYMKLIVDNLKPDIMLSHDDWGSKNSMFMSPDTWREFIKPQFVKTYRYMNEKGVIIMHHADSFLEPIVEDMVELGIDIWQGALPQNNIPKIQKQIKGGMVIMGGVDAAIVDRDDSTDDEIRTEVKRALEQYTPGGSFIPGLTYGAPGSIHPKVDVIFTEELEKFNRERYKQLIG
- a CDS encoding isocitrate lyase/PEP mutase family protein — encoded protein: MKNDINNNQTATLRKLLNSHELIIMPCCYDGLSAKLIQDAGFNLTFMSGFAVSAARLGLPDTGLISYGEMADQLKNICSAIKIPVIADGDTGYGNAVNVKRTVHGYIQAGAAGIMIEDQKSPKRCGHTSGKEVIERKDAVIRLKAAIEAQKEALDNGKDIVIMARTDARATLGLDEAIERAKIFNDMGADILFVEAPCSEEEMEIICIKAPGCHMANMVEHGKTPVLTPVRLAELGYKIAAYPLTLLSASVYAMKMALSKLAKGESNNAIMDFKELQTIIGFSEYDETLKRLEK
- a CDS encoding MFS transporter, translated to MNNKKHIFYYGWIIVAVSFLTLFFSIGIRVSFGVYYVAILDDFRWSRADTALAFSIAMCVHAMFAPVSGYLIDRFSPRRLFPVGAAFLAIGLILCSFISNRWQLYLFWGVFTAIGINMTGFAPNMTIVPRWFIKKKGLANGIAASGIGAGSLFVAMIAGLIIKYWGWRAAFLVTATAVLLFIIPAASIFLRHSPQEIGLLPDNVKNRREERAGGILSGINAEKISERQWTIGMAVKTAPFWWINLTAACHGYIVSMMVVHQTVYVVDSGFSHLLAASMLGITWGLGSIGNAFFGAISDRIGRKRALAFGSVLAFSGMLFFLFLKEAHLNILLYLFALLYGVGQGAYSPIYASSMADLYAGPSFGKIIATVSVAYGIGGAFSSYAGGYLYDARGSYLLPFLSHMVCILLGALGIWMASPEKNKIRYQLSV
- a CDS encoding cold-shock protein is translated as MSSGTVKWFNDKKGFGFIGQDDGPDVFVHHSGIVSNGFKSLDEGARVTFDIENGPKGPSAVNVKTV